TAGGCCCCCGCCTCAGGCACAAAAAAGCCCGCCGTGCTCCCTGCACGGCGGGCTTTTGTTTTTGCCGCGTAATTAACGGCTGACGTTGGCGTCGGCCACGGTCAGCGCCGTCATGTTCACGATACGGCGCACCGTGGTGCTGGGAGTCAGCACATGCACGGGCTTGGCCGCACCCAGCAGCACCGGGCCCACCGCAATGCCGCCGCCGGCAGCCTGCTTGAGCAGGTTGTAGCTGATGTTGGCGGCGTCGATATTGGGCGACACCAGCAGGTTGGCATCACCCAGCAGCGTGCTGTTGGGCATGAGCTTGGCGCGGGCCTTGCCGTCCAGGGCCACATCGCCATGCATTTCGCCATCCACTTCCAGCCATGGAGCCTGCTCGCGCAGCAGCTCCAGGGTCTGGCGCATCTTGATGGCGCTGGGCTGGTTGCTGGAGCCAAAGTTGGAGTGGCTCAGCAGCGCAGCCTTGGGCTTGATGCCGAAGCGCATCATTTCCTCGGCAGCCATGATGGTGATCTCGGCCAGTTGCTCGGCCGTGGGGTCGTAGTTGACGTGGGTGTCGACCAGGAACACCTGGCGCTCGGGCAGCAGCAGGCCGTTCATGCAGGCATAGGTGGTCACGCCGCTGCGCTTGCCGATGACCTGATCGATGTAGTTCAGGTGCACATTGGTGTTGTTCCAGGTGCCGCAGATCAGGCCATCGACCTCGCCCTTGTGCAGCAGCATGGAGCCGATCAGCGTCAGGCGGCGGCGCATTTCGATCTTGGCGATGGGAGCGGTGATGCCCTTGCGCTCCGTCATGCGGTGATAGCTCTGCCAGAAGTCGCGGTAGCGCTCGTCATGCTCGACGTTGACCACGTCGTAGTCGGCACCCTCCTTCATGCGCAGACCGAACTTCTCGATGCGCTGGGCAATGATGGTGGGACGGCCGATCAGTGTCGGGCGGGCAATGCGTTCGTCGACCACGATCTGAGCCGCGCGCAGGATACGCTCTTCCTCGCCCTCGGCATAGGCCACGCGCTTCTTGGTGGCCTTCTTGGCGGCATGCACGATGGGCTTCATCATGGTGCCGGAGGCGTAGACAAAGGTCTTCAGGTGCTCGCGGTAGGCATCCATGTCCTGGATGGGGCGCTTGGCCACACCGGCTTCGGCCGCAGCCTGGGCCACGGCCGGTGCCACGACCAGCATCAGGCGCGGATCGAAGGGCTTGGGAATCAGGTACTCGGGGCCGAAGCTCAGCACCTCGCCCACATAGGCGGCTGCCACTTCTTCGGACTGCTCGGCCTGGGCCAGCGCGGCAATCGCGTGCACGCAGGCGATCTCCATGGAAGTGGTGATGGTGGTCGCACCGCAGTCCAGCGCACCACGGAAGATGTAGGGGAAGCACAGGACGTTGTTGACCTGGTTGGGGTAGTCCGTGCGGCCCGTGGCGATGATGGCGTCGTCGCGCACCGCCTTCACATCTTCAGGAATGATTTCCGGGTTGGGGTTGGCCAGCGCGAAGATGATGGGCCTGGCCGCCATCTTCTTGACCATGTCCTGCTTGAGCACGTTGCCGGCGGACAGGCCCAGGAAGGCGTCGGCGCCCTCGATCACCTCACCCAGCGTGCGCAGCTCGGTCTTCTGGGCAAACAGCGCCTTGTCCGGGTCCATCAGCTCGGTACGGCCCTCATAGACCACGCCGGCGATGTCGGTCACGAACACGTTCTCGCGCTTCAGGCCCACTTCCAGCAGCAGGTTCAGGCAGGCCAGGGCCGCAGCACCGGCGCCCGAGGCCACCAGCTTGACCTCTTCGATCTTCTTGCCGGCGACCTTAAGCGCATTGACCATGGCCGCAGCCACGGTGATGGCCGTGCCGTGCTGGTCGTCGTGGAAGACGGGAATGTTCATGCGCTTGCGCAGCTCGCGCTCCACGAAGAAGCACTCGGGCGCCTTGATGTCTTCGAGGTTGATGGCACCGAAGGTGGGCTCCAGCGCGGCAATCACGTCGACCAGCTTTTGCGGGTCCTTCTCGTCGATCTCGATATCGAAGACATCGACGCCGGCGAACTTCTTGAACAGCACGCCCTTGCCCTCCATCACGGGCTTGGAAGCCAGCGCACCGATGTCGCCCAGGCCCAGCACTGCCGTGCCGTTGGAGATCACGCCCACCAGATTGCCGCGGCTGGTGTATTTGAAGGCCGCAGCGGGGTCCTTGACGATTTCCTCGCAGGGCGCAGCCACGCCGGGCGAGTAGGCCAAGGCCAGATCATGCTGATTGGCCATGGGCTTGGTTGCCGTGATGGCCACCTTGCCGGGCTTGGGGAACTCGTGATACTCCAGTGCCGCCTGACGCAGCAACGCACGTTTATCAATCGAGGTAATGGGCTTGGTGTCGGACATCAGCGGTCTCCAGCTCGCAAAGTAAGTCATCCGCAGTAAGGACTCTCTATGGGCACACAACCCGGCCCCTGCGCTCCTGCGGACGATGAAATCGGATTTTGGATTGTAGGCCGAGTGCTATCAAAAAAAGAGGGGGGGCAGCTCGGCGTTTAAGGTCAAACAGCCATGACTGTTCAATAACAATGCAAACAAAATCATAACATTATGCCAACAATGCATAACACATGGAGATCTTGCACTTCAGGGCGTGCAGGCGTCGTCGCGATAGAGCCCGGCATAAGGCACGCCATCGAGATGCAGCTTCCGGCTGTCCTGCAAATGCGGCATCGCCGCGCGCACGTCGTATCCCTGGGCTGCAATCAATATCTCGGGCGCCAAAGTCGTGCTGTGTTCCAGAGGACTTTCAGAGATCGCCACCTCCTCACTCCCTTGCAGACTCCTCATTGCCTCGTTCGCCCAATATGCCAGTGGCACTTCCAGCACTGACTGATCATTGCCCTGGCGAGGGCTGTCCACACAGGGAGGAACGCCAAGGCCATGATCAGACACGTAAAGCAGCGCGCTGGGCGCGTCGGACGCCTCATCCACCATGCGAATCCAGTCGGCCAGCAGGTCCGAGGTATAGCGAATCGAGTTGTCATATGCATCTGCGCCCTCGTAGCGGGAACGAGGGTAGCGCTGGGAGATCGCGGGATGACTGCCATAGGTATGAAGAACCACCAGCTTATGTGACGCGTCATCCGCCAGCGACTTCTCCAGCCAAGTCGTCATCACTTCGTCATGTGCTCCATTGCCCACCTTGGCATAGACATCCGCAGAGCGACGCAATATCTGCGAGTACATATCCTCGCTCTTGTCATTGAATCTGGAGTTGGAAAAGACAAAGGTCTTGTAGCCAGCATGCCGCGCCAAATCCAGGAACGAAGGCGAGGCATTTCTCTGGCTGTCGAAAGCAGACTGCCCGGTCAAAATATAGGGCAGCGCTTTTGCGGTATTGAAGCCATGAGCCATGACCTTGTAGGCACGCAAACCGGGAACCTGCCTCAGTGACTGATTGGTATCGTCTTCCTGGTAGCCCAATAGTGACCACCGATGGCTGGTGGCGCTCTCACCAATAATCACCACCAAGGTATTCGCTTGAGATGCACTTGGCCTGGCAGGCAGTGTCGGCTGATAGAAAACCTCTTTTTCCAGATCTCCATAACGCACTGCGGCCTTGGCCATTTGCATGGGATAGATATATGACGCAGTTTATGCACATAGTCATTGACGGTGAACTGCTGAGTCACGCCAAAGGCAAAAAAGCTGGTCCAGAGCAATCCTATGCCCAGCAGTATTCTTTTCTCCCATTTCTGAAAGGGAACTGCTCCATCCGTGCAGTTCTTAAAGAGGAAGTAGCCACATCCGAAACTTGCCACCAGCCAGCACAGCACGACAAGAATCATCTGACGATTGATCAAGCTCAGGAACTCGGCGGCCTCATGAGCCTCAGTGCGCCACAGCGTGGCAAGGGAAAACTCATCGATCATGTTTCCCAGAAACTGGGCATGAAAAATATTCGCAGCACCGATAAAAATCAGAAGTGGAATACAGATCGCCAAAGACTTTCGGGACAGCGCCAAAGGATAGAAAAACAGCGCAGCCAACAACGTGTAGCCCACCTCTTTTCCATATGAGCGAATGAGAAACGGAGGTGAAAAAAGCAATATCCAGGCTAGTAGAGAGCCCAGTCTCATTGCAAGGGAAGAGATATTCATTTTTCGTGACATATTTGTGACGATTGTATGAAGCACTTCTGCTGTTAAATATCTGCCCAAGCAGCGCTCACCGTTGATTTCCAAGGACTTAACCCGCAAGGCTATGATTCGCGGCTTCTCTTCTCGACCGAAAGTCCGCCCATGCTTGCCCGCCACAACGACCCGATTGCCGCCATCGCCACCGCCCCGGGGCGTGGTGCCGTGGGCATTGTTCGGGTCTCCGGCAAAGGCATTGCTGCGCTGGTCCGGACGCTTTGCGGCAAGGCGCTGAAACCGCGCGAAGCGACTTATCTGCCCTTCAGGGACGCGCACGGCTCGCCCATTGACCATGGTCTTGCCATCTACTTTCCCGGCCCGCACAGCTACACGGGCGAGGATGTGCTGGAGCTGCAGGCCCACGGCGGCCCTGTGGTGCTGCAGCTGCTGCTGGCGCGCTGCCTGGAAGCAGCACAGAGCGCCAATGAAGATGGCAAGCCGGTGCTGACTGGGCTGCGCCTGGCCCAGCCCGGCGAGTTCACCGAGCGCGCCTTTCTCAACGACAAGATCGACCTGGCCCAGGCCGAGGCGATTGCCGACCTCATCGATGCCAGCACCGAAGCGGCCGCGCGCAGTGCCAGCCGCTCGCTGTCCGGCGCGTTTTCGCAGGAAATCCATGTGCTGCGCGATGCCCTGGTGCATCTGCGCATGCTGGTGGAAGCCACGCTGGACTTCCCAGAAGAGGAAATCGACTTTCTGCAGAAGGCCGATGCCTTTGGCCAACTCGAGCGCCTGCGCGCCCAGGTCGCTGCCGTGCTGGCACGCGCCCACCAGGGTGCGCTGCTGCGCGAAGGCATCAAGGTGGTGATTGCCGGCCAGCCAAATGCGGGCAAAAGCTCGCTGCTCAACGCGCTGGCAGGGGCCGAGCTGGCCATCGTCACCCCGATTGCCGGAACCACGCGCGACAAGGTGCAGCAGACGATTCAGATCGAGGGCGTGCCCCTGCATGTGATCGACACCGCAGGCCTGCGTGAAAGCGATGACGAGGTGGAGCGCATCGGCATTGCACGCGCCTGGGACGAGATTGCAGCCGCCGATGCCGTGCTCTTCCTGCACGACCTGACCCGCGCGGAACAGGCCGACTATGCGGCAGCCGATGCCGATATCGCCCACACCCTGCAGGACAGGCTGCCTGCGCAGGTGCCGGTCATCCATGTCTGGAACAAGACCGATATGGCGGCTGCCGATGTGCAGGCCCGTCACACCGCCCAGTTGAATGCCGAGCAGATCGCCCTGTCTGCCCGTACCGGTGACGGCCTGGATGCGCTGCGCAAGCGGCTGCTGGAAGTGGCGGGCTGGCAATCCGCCCCCGAAGGCCTGTACCTGGCCCGCGCCCGCCATGTGGAGGCACTGCAGGCCGTGGATGCCCATCTGGAGATGGCCGACGAGCAGTTGGCGGCGCAATCCGCCCATCTGGACCTGCTGGCCGAAGAGCTGCGCCTGGCCCAGCTGTCGCTGAACTCGATTACCGGCGAATTCAGCTCCGACGACCTGCTGGGTGTGATCTTCTCCAGCTTCTGCATCGGGAAATAACCTGACTTCCAGCTGGTTCCATCAAGGTCTGCAAATCGCCTTGAAACCCGCATGAACAATGGATTTCTTGCTTATCAAAGTCTGCTCAAGCAGCACTGAAAGCCGTCTGAATTTATGTCCAGGTTTATATCCGCGTAGCGGTTTTGGCGGAAGCCATCCGCTGCTTGGACATGCAGAGGAAGAAGACGGCACTGACCGACACCACCCTGAAGGCAATCAAGCCCAGGGACAAGACCTACACCGTCAGCGACGACCGCGGCCTGTATCTGGAGGTATTTCCAACGGGTGGGATGGTCTGGCGTTGCCGCTACCGTCTACACGGCAAATACGAAAAGCTGACCCTGAATAACAACCCGGCCTGGCATTAGCAACCGGACGCACCGACGCCCTTGGTATTTACATCGAGCGAATGGTTCCGGGTGGATGGTTCAGGGACCCGATTAACTCCACCAAACTTGAACCCGTTGGAGCACCAAAACCTCACCCAGGGTGGTGCCGCTAGTGCCGTCCGGTTATCCATTGCTTCACTCGCAATTTGTACATTCATGCTCTTGGTTATAGGGATTGAGCAGGTGACGTTCGAGGATATTTTTGAAACAACGCTCTATGTTCCGGTTTTGCCCGCTATGACTTCCGTCTTCTATTTTGATGGCGGCGCGCATCGTGCCATGATGGACAACCCCGATCGGGAAATCGAAACGGTCAAGCGCCTTCCGACAAGCCTGCGCTCTGTCTCTGTCCGCCGTTGCGCCGAATTCACTCCACCACCTATGAACAGCCTCAACCTTGCTGCGTGCAGCGAGTTAGGGACCGCCACGTTTTAGGTGAACTACTGGTGCGACCCGCAGTGCTGCATACCGTGCCCGAGGAATCCGATGATGTTTAGCTGGAAGCATACAAAAACCTTAATCACCACCGTTGTGCTCATTGCCTTCAGTCTTTCTATTTCCTGGCTTTGGCTAAAGTCCCCTTGGAACGCCAAAGCACCGGTTTCCGTGGCTTCCGAGTTTCTACACTTGCTCTATCAGCGTGAATATTTGCAGGCTCATGAACTGACGTTGAAGAATGGATATGTTGGCAGGACCGTCATGGAATTGGAGCGCGTTGCCGCACATCAGCTCTGCGGCGGTGCGAACAAGTTCATGTACACATGGCCCCGTCAATCCAATGGCAATCGCCTCCGTCGCTGGCTGCGAGGAACCGACCCGAACATGTCACGGGTCTGGGTCGAAATTGATGGCCCAGCCTGTCTGATGAGCGTGGAGGTACGGCCGGCAGAGGATGGCCAATGGCGTGTATTCAAGTTTCAGAGTCACGCTGGCTAGCTTCCAACGCCCACCGAGCGCGTCATGCGCAGCACGCAGACAGTGCGCGAAGCCGACTCGTACGCTGCTCTCTGATTGCCTGCCTTGCAGGCCAGGAACGGGCGCATTGGTTCGTAGTTGGGCAGGGCGCTGGTGCCGTCTTCACCCACACGGGCGCGGAGGAGCATCCACGCATTGCGCTCCAATGGCGTCAGCCGCTCATCGAGCAGCAAGGCGAGGGCACGCTCACGTTGTTCATCGGTATGTCGATAGCGACGGTCGGTTCAGTTGAGGCGACAATGATTTGCCCGCGCCGGGCCATGCAGCCATGCTGCAGCAGTTGGCTGTCCACGGTCTGGAACAGGGCCGTGACGCCATCGACGCCCAGGCGCTGCTGGTAGTGCCAGATGGTGTTGCGGCGGGAATGGTGGCACTGCCTTCGAGCAGGCAAAAGCACTGGTAGCTCATGCGATCCAGGAGCTGGTACTCAGTCTGCTCATCGCTGAGCTTGTACAAGTGCTTCAAGACCAGGGTGCGCACCATGACCTCGGTGGGATACGGTGGGCGTCCGCCCCGGCAGGCGTCACCACTGGGGCAGCAAGGCGTCGATAGTCTGCGTGAGGTGGGCAAAGTCGATGTGCCGGGCGATGAACTGCAGCGGGTTGCCCAGGGATTCTATTTTGTGCTTGTGGGCAGCGTAGGCAAACAGATCGGGCTTGATTGCGCTGCGCGAGGGCTTGATGGGCATTGATGGGCTGCCGGGTCAGGATGGGATTGGGGGGTGAATGCTGGAGTATTTAGAGCTTCCCTATTGATTTGCTTTTACCTTTAGAAAATATTATTGCTTCAAGGTTAAAAATAAGAATTTTCTTATATGCCCTCAAAAAATAGGTAGGCAGGATCTCTATGGCGATTCCATTCAATTCCGATGCGGCTAACGGTCAGTGAGTACTTGGACGATTTCTACAACGGATATCCGTCCATATGCGGATTGGGTGCTTATTCTCGATGGAGAAAAAGGCTTTTATTACACGAAGAACCGTATACCTAATATTTGAGGGTTAAAAGGAAGAGCAAGCTGAATCGCGAACTCCATAGGAAACCTCTGCATAAAGAGAATTCACGCGTGATAGAGCAACTTTTAAAAGCCCGTTGTTCATGTCTGGCAGCGAAAATCAATGACTTCCCGGTGATTCGAGATGCTTGAATGACTGTGTTGATGCTATGTGGCAGGGGATTTCTGATTTATGCAGAGCTTCCTTAGATGTGCAATATGAAAACTTCCGTGGCTAACGCATGATCATAGATTTCCAAATATCTCACAAAAATTTCACTGAGCAGCACTACGAAAGAGAGCCTCTCTTGATTAGAGGTGGCTGTATTACGCATGGCGTTACTTGGCGTCAAGCGAACCAGCTCTTTGAGCGATGTGATGTGCTCGCGGACTCGTTCAAGCTTGCATTCGATGGAATCGTTCCAAAGGAAAAATACGTCGAGAGTTATCTGGACGTAGGTAGGCTGCGCCACCGCCTGATTAAGCCTGTTGTGTACGAACTAATGCGTAATGGTGCAACGCTGATCGCCAACCAGATCAAAGGCGATTCGGTAGTAGATGCACTGGCTAGGCAAATCGGAGCCTTCTCCGGGCAGCAGGTAGTGTCCAGCGCATATGCAGCATTCGGCAGCCGCGATTCGTTTCGCGCTCATTGGGACACCCGAGATGTCTATGCCATTCAGCTGCTCGGACGCAAGCGCTGGCTCGTGTATCGACCCACCTTCGAGTGCCCTCTCTATACACAGCAGAGCAAGGAGTACGAGCACGCTTATCCAAAACCGGAGGAGGTCTACATGGACTTCGTGCTGGAGCCAGGCGATGTCTTCTATCTACCCCGAGGGTGGTGGCATAACCCCTTGCCTCTGGGTGAAGCGACCTACCACCTTGCCTTTGGCACATTTCCTCCATATGCCATCGACTATTTGTCATGGGCAGTTGAGGAGTCTCAACATTTCATTGCCGCTCGCAAGGCTCTTGGCCCCTGGGACCAGAATGAGGAAACAATTAATTCACTGGCCAGGTATTTCTCGGAGTTCATCTCCAATCCAGAAAACCACCGTCGATTTCAGGATGATTTTTATTCGGGTCTTCGTCAGGATTCATCACTGGCCATAGATATTCTGGGCAACCCTGCAATCCAAACTCTGTCCGATGAGCAAAAGCTCCGTGTTGCGACGAACAATCTTCATGGCTTGAATGAGGAATATCTCATTGCCAATGGAGCAAGAGTTGCGCTTGATGATGTCGGGCTGCCGCTGATGCGGCGCATCGCACATTCACCGGGTACCAGTGTGTCGGAACTTTTGGAAGCACATCCTGAAATTGAGCCAGGCAGGATTCGATCACTCATCACGGAACTGTGCCGCCAAGATATCTTGGAGCCATGGTTCTAAATTTCATCAACGAAAGGCATCATATGGGAGAAATACCCGAAATCAAAGAGAACTTTCTGTTCAAATTATCCGGATCGGGCATGGGCATCAGTCTTGGGTTGGCATCGATTTTTGTTTTATTTAACGAGAAGC
This window of the Comamonas testosteroni genome carries:
- a CDS encoding sulfatase-like hydrolase/transferase, with the translated sequence MQMAKAAVRYGDLEKEVFYQPTLPARPSASQANTLVVIIGESATSHRWSLLGYQEDDTNQSLRQVPGLRAYKVMAHGFNTAKALPYILTGQSAFDSQRNASPSFLDLARHAGYKTFVFSNSRFNDKSEDMYSQILRRSADVYAKVGNGAHDEVMTTWLEKSLADDASHKLVVLHTYGSHPAISQRYPRSRYEGADAYDNSIRYTSDLLADWIRMVDEASDAPSALLYVSDHGLGVPPCVDSPRQGNDQSVLEVPLAYWANEAMRSLQGSEEVAISESPLEHSTTLAPEILIAAQGYDVRAAMPHLQDSRKLHLDGVPYAGLYRDDACTP
- a CDS encoding JmjC domain-containing protein, with the protein product MIIDFQISHKNFTEQHYEREPLLIRGGCITHGVTWRQANQLFERCDVLADSFKLAFDGIVPKEKYVESYLDVGRLRHRLIKPVVYELMRNGATLIANQIKGDSVVDALARQIGAFSGQQVVSSAYAAFGSRDSFRAHWDTRDVYAIQLLGRKRWLVYRPTFECPLYTQQSKEYEHAYPKPEEVYMDFVLEPGDVFYLPRGWWHNPLPLGEATYHLAFGTFPPYAIDYLSWAVEESQHFIAARKALGPWDQNEETINSLARYFSEFISNPENHRRFQDDFYSGLRQDSSLAIDILGNPAIQTLSDEQKLRVATNNLHGLNEEYLIANGARVALDDVGLPLMRRIAHSPGTSVSELLEAHPEIEPGRIRSLITELCRQDILEPWF
- a CDS encoding NADP-dependent malic enzyme, with protein sequence MSDTKPITSIDKRALLRQAALEYHEFPKPGKVAITATKPMANQHDLALAYSPGVAAPCEEIVKDPAAAFKYTSRGNLVGVISNGTAVLGLGDIGALASKPVMEGKGVLFKKFAGVDVFDIEIDEKDPQKLVDVIAALEPTFGAINLEDIKAPECFFVERELRKRMNIPVFHDDQHGTAITVAAAMVNALKVAGKKIEEVKLVASGAGAAALACLNLLLEVGLKRENVFVTDIAGVVYEGRTELMDPDKALFAQKTELRTLGEVIEGADAFLGLSAGNVLKQDMVKKMAARPIIFALANPNPEIIPEDVKAVRDDAIIATGRTDYPNQVNNVLCFPYIFRGALDCGATTITTSMEIACVHAIAALAQAEQSEEVAAAYVGEVLSFGPEYLIPKPFDPRLMLVVAPAVAQAAAEAGVAKRPIQDMDAYREHLKTFVYASGTMMKPIVHAAKKATKKRVAYAEGEEERILRAAQIVVDERIARPTLIGRPTIIAQRIEKFGLRMKEGADYDVVNVEHDERYRDFWQSYHRMTERKGITAPIAKIEMRRRLTLIGSMLLHKGEVDGLICGTWNNTNVHLNYIDQVIGKRSGVTTYACMNGLLLPERQVFLVDTHVNYDPTAEQLAEITIMAAEEMMRFGIKPKAALLSHSNFGSSNQPSAIKMRQTLELLREQAPWLEVDGEMHGDVALDGKARAKLMPNSTLLGDANLLVSPNIDAANISYNLLKQAAGGGIAVGPVLLGAAKPVHVLTPSTTVRRIVNMTALTVADANVSR
- a CDS encoding Arm DNA-binding domain-containing protein, producing MQRKKTALTDTTLKAIKPRDKTYTVSDDRGLYLEVFPTGGMVWRCRYRLHGKYEKLTLNNNPAWH
- the mnmE gene encoding tRNA uridine-5-carboxymethylaminomethyl(34) synthesis GTPase MnmE — translated: MLARHNDPIAAIATAPGRGAVGIVRVSGKGIAALVRTLCGKALKPREATYLPFRDAHGSPIDHGLAIYFPGPHSYTGEDVLELQAHGGPVVLQLLLARCLEAAQSANEDGKPVLTGLRLAQPGEFTERAFLNDKIDLAQAEAIADLIDASTEAAARSASRSLSGAFSQEIHVLRDALVHLRMLVEATLDFPEEEIDFLQKADAFGQLERLRAQVAAVLARAHQGALLREGIKVVIAGQPNAGKSSLLNALAGAELAIVTPIAGTTRDKVQQTIQIEGVPLHVIDTAGLRESDDEVERIGIARAWDEIAAADAVLFLHDLTRAEQADYAAADADIAHTLQDRLPAQVPVIHVWNKTDMAAADVQARHTAQLNAEQIALSARTGDGLDALRKRLLEVAGWQSAPEGLYLARARHVEALQAVDAHLEMADEQLAAQSAHLDLLAEELRLAQLSLNSITGEFSSDDLLGVIFSSFCIGK